The nucleotide sequence CTGCGGCACGGGGGCGGGCTTCTTTGCGTCGTCCACGGCCACCATGGTGAAAAAGCAGCTGTTCACATGGCGCACCACCTGGCTGCGAATCTCTTCCGCAATCACCTTGATGCCAATTTCCATGGACGATTTACCCGTGTGGTTCACGCTGGCCAGAAACGTCACCAGCTCGCCCACATGGATGGGCTGCAAAAACATCACCTGATCCACGCTCAGCGTCACCACATAGCGGCCTGCGTAGCGGCTGGCGCAGGCGTAAGCCACCTGGTCAAGCAGCTTCAGAATGGCGCCGCCGTGCACATTGCCAGAGAAATTGGCCATATCCGGCGACATGAGCACGGTCATGCTCAGCTGATGGGAGGGTGTATTCATGGGGCGCGATTTTAAAAGTGATCACTCGCGGCTGTAGGCCCTCGCCCTATACCCCGGCTCTGTACCCCAGCTCTGTCATCGCTGCACGGTATAACCGGTCATTGCGGTCTGTTCCCGCTCCATTTTTCTGATCTGCCATGCAAGTGCTGTTCCCCAACCCCTTTGGCGCCGCCCCTGCGCCTGAAAAAGACATACAGGCGCTGCAGGCGCATATCGGCTTTTCGGACGCCTATGCCGACTTCTTGCGCACGCAAAATGGCTTTTCTCTGTGGACGATGGAAAACGCCGCAGATATTCAGCCCTATGCAAAGCCCAGCCCTTTGCGAGGCGCAGAGAAATACGCCAACTTTCGCGCCCTCAACAGCTTTGCGGCGCAAGATCCGCACTATGACCTGGAAGCCGAGCAGGCAGACTTTCTGCTGGCCGACTGGTTTCTGAATATTGGCAGCGACCCGGCAGGCAACCCCTTTGTGGAAGTGCTGCACGGTCAGCACAAGGGCAAGATCGGCAGTCTGGACCACGACCTGTTTGCAGGCGCTGAAGACCTGCCGGAGTTTCTGCAGAACATGGAGCTGAGCCATATCGCCCCCCTGAGCCTGGCCGAGCAGGCCGATGCGCTGTGCGATCCCGAGCAAGGCCTGATCTGGTTTCATGCCCGCGACATGCGCGCCTTCACCACCCATTGCCTTTACTGCGATGACAGTTTCTGGGGCTTTGTGGTGGATGAGCCGGGAATCTGAGCCATCTGGGACAATCGCGGCCTTGTTCCTGCTTCCCGCAAATGGTCTGCCGTGTCCTCCTTCACCCAGGTTTCTCCTCAGATTTTTGACGCCATCATCATCGGCGCCGGTGCTGCCGGCCTGTTCTGTGCCGCCCAGGCGGGCCAGCGCGGCCTGAAGGTTCTGCTGATCGATCACGCCGAAAAAGTGGCCGAGAAAATCCGCATCTCTGGCGGCGGGCGCTGCAACTTCACCAACCGCGATCTGGATGTGCGGGCGCCGCACAAGCACTTTGTGGGCCAGAACCCGCAGTTCTGCCGCTCTGCCCTCTCGCGCTTCACGCCTGCAGACTTCATCGCGCTGATGGACAAGCACGGCATTGCCCACCACGAAAAGCACAAAGGCCAGCTGTTTGCCGACCGCTCGGCCGAGGACATCATCGCCATGCTGCTGGCCGAATGCAGCGCTGGCGGCGTGCAGCGCTGGCAGCCTTGCAGCATCAAAAAAATAGCATTTTCAGCCTCTAGCCTAGGACAGGAAAGCGCTGGCAGCTATCAAATTGAGACTGACCGTGGCCCCGTGCAAGCCCCCAGCCTGGTCATTGCCACTGGCGGCCTGAGCATTCCCAAGATTGGCGCCACCGACTTTGGCTACCGCCTGGCCCAGCAGTTCAATCTGCCGCTGGTAGAGCGCACGCCAGGCCTGGTGCCCATGACCTTTGATGGCGATGCCTGGCAGCCCTATGCAGGCCTGGCCGGGCTGGCCCTGCCCGTAGAAATCAGCACCGGCAGCAAAAAAGAGCGCATGACCTTCCACGAAGATTTGCTGTTCACCCACCGTGGCCTGTCTGGCCCGGCGGTGCTGCAAATCTCCAGCTACTGGAAGCCTGGCACGCCGCTGCAAATCAATCTGCTGCCCGGTGTGGACCTGCTGGAGCGGCTGAATCAGGCCAAGCTCAGCTCGCGCAAGCTGGTGGCCAATGAACTGTCCGCGCTGCTGCCAGCCCGTCTGGCCGATGCCTGGGTGGCCCGCATGCCCGAGCTGCAGCGCCCCATCAACGAAGCCAGCGACAAAGCCCTGACCAAGCTGGCAGAACAACTGAGCCGCTGGGAAATCACGCCCACCGGCACCGAAGGCTACAAAAAAGCCGAAGTGACACTGGGCGGCGTGGACACCAAGGTGCTGTCGCAGCAAACCATGGAATGCAAAACCCAGCCGGGCCTGTATTTCATTGGCGAAGTGGTGGACATCAGCGGCTGGCTGGGTGGCTACAACTTTCAGTGGGCCTGGGCCAGCGCGAATGCCTGCGCACAGGCGCTGCCGTTTGAAAATTCACTCTAAAAGTGCGCAGCCCATTGTTGATAAAGCGCTAGCAGCTATCAATTTCATAGAGCAGCCTCATACCAAGGTGCGCGCCAGCGCCTTGGCTGCTTCATGCAGACGGGGCACGTTTTCAATGGCTTGCGCCAGCGTCATGCGGGCAGCCGGGGCCTGCAGCGCCACGGCACAGCGCACACTGCGCCCGTCGGGGCTGAACACGGGCACGGCCGCGCAGACCAGACCTTCCACAAACTCCTCGGCATCCACCGCATAGCCCACCTTGCGGATACGGATGAACTCATCCTCCAGCGCGGCCAGACTGGTCAGCGTCGTTGCCGTATGGCTTTCCAGCGGCAAGCTGCCCAGCAAGCTGGTGCGCTGACTGAGGCTCATATGCGCCAGGATGAGCTTGCCACTGGCCGAGCAATGCACGGGCACCCGCGTGCCAGGGCGCAAATGCAACTGCAGCGGAAATGCCGACTCAATACGGTCCAGATACACCACCTCCACGCCCGATAGCGTGGTCAGGTTGCAGCTCTCGCCAATATCCGCCACCAACTGGCGCAGCACCGCATGGCGCACGCCTTGCTGGGTGCTGCCCGTCAGCGTCGCCTCGGCCAGCCGCAGCAGGCGCGGCGCCAGGGCGTAGCGCCTGCCATCGGGTTCGCGCGCCAGCAGCCCTCCACTTTCCAGCTGCGCCAGCAGGCGGTGCACGCTGGGCTTGGGCCAGCCGCAGGCGGTGACCGCTTCTGCCAGCGTCAGCGGCCGCGCTTCGCGGGCCAGTATTTCCAGCAGATCAAACAAACGCAGACCGGGTGTGGATGGGGTGGCTTCTTGCATAAATCTCAAAATCCGAGACGAATTCAGAAAATTTTTCGAGATTTTCAAAGCTTCTCATAGAGTGCAAACACGGCCCCTGAAACAACACTCTCCATCAACGTCACACCCCTCACACCCGCCATGAACGGCCAGCCCCACACCCCAGCCCCCTTCTTTCGCAATGCCGTGCTGACAGGCGCCTGCGGCGGCCTGGGCCAGGCGCTGGCGCGTGAGTTGATTGCGCAGGGCTCAAAGGTGGCACTGCTGGGTCTGAATGTTTCCGCGCTGAGCGAGCTGGCCGCGCTGGCCCCCGAACGCTGCGCGGTCTATGTGCTGGATGTGTCTGATTCTGCTGTCATGCAGGAAGTGGCAGAAGACTGGATCCGCCATACAGGCCTGCCCGATCTGGTGATTGCCAATGCCGGCGTGGCTGGCGGTTTCGATTCCTCCCAGGCCAGCGACCTGGCGGTGATGCGCCGCATGCTGGAGATCAACCTGCTGGGCCCGGCCACCACCTTCCAGCCCTTTATCAAAGCCCTGCAGACGCAGCCGCAAGCCCGCTGCGCCCTGGTGGGCGTGGCCAGCATCGCAGGCTGGCGCGGCATGCCGGGCAATGGCGCGTATTGCGCCAGCAAGGGCGGGCTGATTCGCTATCTGCAAAGCCTGCGTGCAGAAATGCGGGGCAGCCGCATCAGCGTACACACGGTCAGCCCCGGCTATCTGCGCACGCCGCTGACGGCAGGCAACCGCTTTGCCATGCCGGGCCTGATGGATGCCCGCCCCGCCGCCCGCACCCTGTTGCAGGCCGTGGCCAAGGGGCGCGAGCTGATTGTGCTGCCCCGGCGCATTGGCTGGCTCTCGCGTTTGCTCGACTGCCTGCCAGACGCTTTGCACGACAGAATTTTGCGTAATCAGCCACGCAAGCCTCGTTTAGGGGAAGCCGGTGCCACCGCCATCCCAGGCCTGAGCCAACCACCAGCCAGACACTAGAACATTCCAAAAAATGATGACGGAGACACACACCATGCGATACGAAGAGCACACCGCGCCTGCGCCCACCCAGGCGTCTGAGGCGGCAACCGGCCTGCCTACGCAGGAGATGATTGCACTCATCGGCGCCGGCCCTTCCGGGCTGGCCGGGGCGCGCAATCTGCAAAAGCTGGGTATCGCGTTTCAGGGCTTTGAGGCCTATACCGATGTGGGCGGGCTGTGGAATATTGCCAACCCTCGCTCCACTGTCTATGAATCGGCCCACCTGATCTCCAGCAAGCGCACCACAGAATTTGCCGAGTTCCCCATGGCCGACAGCGTGGCCGACTACCCCAGCCACCGCGAGCTGTGCCGCTACTTTGCCGATTTTGCAGACCACTTTGACCTGCGCCGCCACTTTCGCTTTGGCGTGCGGGTGGAGCGTGTAGAGCCTGTGCGACCCGAGGACCCGGCAACGCCCTGGCGCGTGACCATTCGAAATAAAGAGGGAGCGCTGGAGAGCGCCGAGTACAAGGGCGTGGTGATTGCCAACGGCACGCTGGCCGAACCCAATCTGCCCAAGTTTGAAGGCCAGTTTGCGGGCGAGCTGCTGCACACCAGCCAGTACAAAAGCGCTGAGCAGTTCAAGGGCAAGCGCGTGCTGCTGATTGGCGCGGGCAACTCGGGCTGCGATATTGCCGTGGATGCCGTGCATTACGCCGACAGCATTGATATCTCGGTGCGCCGTGGCTACTACTTCGTGCCCAAGTATGTGTTTGGCAAACCCGCCGACACGCTGGGCGGCAAAAAGCCGCTGCCGCGCTGGCTCAAGCAGAAGGTGGATTCCGTCATTCTCAAGTGGTTCACGGGCGACCCGGTGCGCTTTGGCTTTCCCAGGCCCGACTACAAGATGTATGAGTCCCACCCCATCGTGAACTCGCTCATCCTGCACCACCTGGGCCATGGCGATATCCATGTGAAGCCAGATATTGCGCGCTTTGACGGGCACACCGTGCACTTCAAGGACGGCTCGCAGCAGGACTACGACATGGTGCTGCTGGCCACGGGCTACAACCTGCACTACCCCTTCATCGACAAGGCCCACCTGAACTGGGAGGGCATGGCCCCCAAGCTGTACATGAACATTCTGGCGCCCCGCTACCAGCGCCTGGCAGTGCTGGGCATGGTGGAAGCCAGTGGCCTGGGATGGCAGGGGCGATATGAACAGGCCGAACTGGTGGCCCGCTACTTCAAGGGGCTGGACGGCCAAACCAGCGCAGCCCAGCGCATGCAGACTGCCGTGGCCGGGCCACCGCCGGACCTGACCGGTGGCTACCGCTATCTGCAACTGGAGCGCATGGCCTATTACGTGAACAAGGATGCGTACCGCAATGCAGTGCGCGCTGCCGCCGATTCACTGAAGTAAGCCAGGAGAACACCATGCTGCCTGTCGATGAAATCCGGCTGAATTTCAACCCTGCGTCCCTGATGCTGCTCAATGGCGTGCTCGCATTCTTGATGTTCGGCATTGCGCTGGACACCAAAATAGAAGACTTTCGCCGCGTCGCCCGCATGCCCTGGGCCATGGCCGTGGGCGTGGCCGCGCAGTTTGTGGTGCTGCCAGCAGTGACCTATGGCCTGACGCTGCTGCTGGGCGTGGGCCCCAGCATTGCGCTGGGAATGATTCTGGTGGCCTGCTGCCCACCCGGCAATATCTCCAACATCCTCACGCACCGCGCCAAAGGCAATGTGGCGCTGTCGGTTTCGATGACGGCGATTTCCAACGCGCTGTCCGTGGTCATCATGCCGCTGAACTTTGCCTTCTGGGGTGGACTGCACCCCACGGCATCAGCACTGCTCAAGACCATTGCACTGGATCCGCTGGAGATGGTGGGCCACATCATCGTCATCATCGGCATTCCGTTTGTGCTGGGCGTGTGGTGCGCACACCAGTTTCCAGCACTCACACGGCGCTTCAAAAAGCCCGTCGGCATCATCAGCTTTCTGGCGCTGATTGGTTTCATCATTGGCGCCATCGCAGGCAACTGGCGCTTCTTTCTGGACTACGTAGGCATGGTGCTGCTGGCCGTGGCCTTGCATGACGCCATCGCCTTTGCCACAGGCTATCTGTGCGCCCGCGTCACAGGCCTGCAAGACTACGAACGCCGCGCCGTGACCATGGAAGTCGGCATTCGCAACGCGGGCCTTGGCCTGGTGCTGATCTTCAGCTTCTTTGGCGGCCTGGGCGGCATGGCCGTGGTGGCAGGCGTCTGGGGCTTCTGGGACATCATCGCCGGGCTGGCCCTGGCATCGGCCTGGGGCCGCAAAGCCCCGCAAGGCGCGCACGCAATGGAAGGACAAGCGGCATGACTGAGCAACAAGCTGTTGAACGCGCCTACCGCATTCTGATCACCGGGGCCGATGGCTTTCTGGGCCGCAGCGTGGTGCAAGCGCTGGGCCAGCGCATTGATACCGAGGTGGTTGCGCTGGATGTGCGTGCCGTACCTGCTGAACGCCAGGTCGATGGTGTGCACTACGCCGTCATGGATGTGCGCAACCCGGGGCTGGCGCAAGTGCTGCGAGAGCACCGCATCGACACCGTGGTGCACCTGGCCTCCATCGTGACGCCCGGCAAGGACAGCAACCGTGCGCTGGAATACGACGTGGATGTCAATGGCACACGCAATGTGCTCACCGCCTGCGTGGAGCAAGGCGTCAAGCATGTCATCGTCTCCTCCAGCGGCGCGGCCTATGGCTACCACGCCGACAACCCCGACTGGCTGCAGGAGCACCACGCGCTGCGCGGCAACCAGGCCTTTGCCTATTCCGACCACAAGCGCCTGGTGGAAGAAATGCTGGCCGAGTGGCGAGAAAAATACCCCCGGCTGGCGCAGACGGTGCTGCGCATCGGCACCATTCTGGGCGAGAGGGTGGACAACCAGATCACCGCCCTGTTTGAAAAGCCACGCCTGCTGGCCGTTCGCGGCAGCGACAGTCCTTTTGTGTTCATCTGGGACCAGGATGTGACCGGTGCGGTCATGCACGCCCTCGATGGTGCTGCGCCCGGCTGCTACAACCTCGCTGGCGATGGCGCGCTTTCCATTCACGACATTGCCAGCCGCCTGGGCAAGCGCACGCTGAACCTGCCCGCCGGCCTGCTGCGCAGCGCGCTCTGGGTGGGCTCCAGCCTGGGCATCAGCCGCTATGGGCCAGAGCAGCTGGACTTTCTGCGCTACCGGCCGGTGCTACTCAACACCGCTCTCAAGCAATGGGGCTATGTGCCGCGCAAGACCAGCGCGCAGGCGTTTGAGGCCTTTGTGGCCGCGCGTCAGGCGCAAGGTCGCCCCCTGCGCGTGATGGCAGCTGCCTGATGCAGGCTCCATCCCGATTTTCGCGCGGCGATATGGCCTGCGCGCTGAGCGTGATCGTCATCTGGGGCCTCAACTTTGTGGTGATGAAGCTGGGCCTGCAAACACTCAGCCCCATGGTGCTGGGGGCGCTACGCTTCATGGCGGCATCACTGCCATTCATTGCGTTCATTCGCCCGCCCCAAATGCCATGGCGCTATGTGGTGGCCTACGGGTTGGCGCAGGGGCTGGGGCAATTTGGCTTTTTGTTTCTGGGGCTTAGGCTGGGCATGACGGCGGGCATGGCCTCGGTGGTCATGCAAACGCAGGCCTTTTTCACACTTCTGCTGGCCGTGGCGTTTCTGGGCGAGCGTGCACGCGCCATGCAATGGGCGGGGCTGGCAATGGCGCTGTCGGGGCTGGTCATCATTGCCGCAGGCCATGGTGAAGGCGCATTGCAGATGACGCTGGCGGGCTTTGTGCTCACGCTGTGTGCAGCCTTCATGTGGGCCGTGTCCAACCTCGTGGTGCGCAAGGCTGCGCAGGCCGCGCCGGGCTATGCGCCGCTGCCGTTTGTGGTGTGGAGCAGTCTGGTGCCCATCATTCCCTTCTGGCTGCTGGCCTGCCTGCAAGACGGCCCGCAGGAAGTCGCCCGGCAACTGGCCTCGCTGGACATCAAAGCCGCGCTGGCCGTGCTCTACCTGGCCCTGCTTGCCACCTTGCTGGCCTACAGCCTCTGGACACGGCTGCTGCAGCGCCACACCGCAGGTAAAGTAACGCCCTATTCGCTGCTGGTCCCAGTCATCGGTCTGGTGGCCGCCCTGCTGGTGCTGGGCGAGCACCCTTCGCCCCTGCAGTGGTGGGGCACGGCCGCTGTGCTGTGCGGCATGGTTATCAACCAGAGTCAGGGGCTGATGCAGACACTGGGCGGTGCATTTCGGCGCTCGATGCCGTAGTTCAAAGAACTTTCGCGCCTTGCATTTCCCAGAGTCTCTTGAATTGTTTATAATGCTCGACTTTGCTGGCATTACCCCGTCGGCCATACTAGTTAAAAAGTGGCGGGGAAAACCGCTGTTCATGGCTCTCAGGCCCGATCTTCCCGAGAACCCGCTGTCAGCACAGATATATCTGGAAAATTAAATGACTACCATCCGCGTCAAAGAAAACGAGCCCTATGAAGTTGCCCTGCGCCGCTTCAAGCGCACCATCGAAAAGCTGGGTCTGCTGACCGATCTGCGTGCTCGTGAGTTCTACGAGAAGCCTACAGCCGAGCGCAAGCGCAAGAAGGCTGCTGCCGTGAAGCGTCACTACAAGCGCGTTCGCAGCATGCAACTGCCTAAGAAGCTGTACTAATCTCTTGATTAGGACTAGCCGGCCGTAAAAACGCCGCAAACCCGCGCTAGGGACGCCAAGCGCGGGTTTTTTGTTTTCTGGCCACTGCGATCGATCACCATGCAGTGACCTTTCTACTGAAGGAAAAGCCATGAGCTTGAAAGCCCAGATTACCGAAGATATGAAGACCGCCATGCGTGCCAAGGACAGCGCACGCCTGGGCACCATCCGCCTGCTGCAAGCCGCGATGAAGCAAAAGGAAGTGGACGAACGCGTGGAGCTGGATGACGCCGCCGTTATCGCCATCGTGGACAAGCTGATCAAGCAGCGCAAGGACTCCATCGCCGCCTACGAAAGCGCCAACCGCCAGGATCTGGCCGATGTGGAAAAGGCCGAGATGGAAGTGCTCAAGGTCTATCTGCCCGAACGCATGTCCGAAGCCGAAATCACCGCCGCCGTGCAAGCCATCGTGGCCGAAGTTGGCGCCGCTGGCCCCGGCGACATGGGCAAAGTCATGGGTGCCGTGAAGTCCAAGCTGGCAGGCAAGGCTGATATGGGCCTGGTGTCTGCCGCCGTGAAGGCTGCACTGACCCAATAAGTCGGTCAATCAGCGCAGGCTGCCGCACAGTCATGCGCTTCAAAATCAGAAGCTGCTGTCGCTTTATTGATGGATATTTCAGATCAAAAATAATCTGAAGTTATTGAATATCAAGCGCTGGCAGCTTCTTTTTTAAGAGCATCTTTCAGCAACGCGGGCCGCTGCTGCTGAAAAAAGCTCTGCAGAAATTCCACGCAGACCCGCACCTTGGCAGATCGCTCCAGCCGCGTTGGATAGACGGCCCAGATATTCGCCTGCTGTCGCCATTCGGGCAGCACTTGCATCAGGCGCCCTTGCTGCAGATCAGCCGCCACATCCCACAGTGATCGCAGCACAATGCCGTGCCCATCGCAGGCCCATTGCACAGCCATCTCGCCATGGTTGGTAGACAGCGGCCCCGTCACCTTCACGCTGCGTTCCTGGCTGCCCGCACGCAGCTTCCACACGCCAAACGGGTGGTCGCGCTCCTTGATGACCAGACAGTCGTGGCCCGCCAGCTCGTCCAGCGTGCGCGGGCTGCCGCGCCGCTGCAGATAGGCGGGCGCGGCGCACAGCACGCGGTGGTTGTCGGCCAGATGCCGAGCAATCAGATGTGGCGCAATTTCGTCGCCCACGCGCACATCCAAGTCAAAACCTTCGGCCGCCACATCCACAATGCGGTCAAACACCTCCAGCCGCAACTGCAGCGCCGGGTATTGCGCAATCAACTGCGACAGCGCGGGCGCCACCACATTGCGGCCAAAGCCAAAGCTGGTGGACACGCGCAGCAGGCCGCGGGGCTGGCGGCGTGTCACATCCACCTCCTGCAGCAGGTGCTCAACTTCATCCAGAATGCGCTGCGCCCAGTGGTAGACGCGCTCGCCCTGCTCCGTCACCGCCACACGGCGCGTGGTGCGGTGCAACAGCTTCACGCCCAGCTCTTCTTCCAGCAGACGAATGCGCTTGCTGACGAAGGCGGGCGAAGCATGGAGCGCGGCCGCCGCTTCGCCAAAGCTGGCTTTGCGCACCACAGTGGTGAAGACGCGCAGGTCTTCTGGCGAGGGCATTTTCTGCACGATCTGTAAACAATCAGGCCACGATATGGCGATTGTATGCAGCCCATCGCGCTGCAAAATAGGCAGCTACCGCACACCCCAAAAGAGAGTTCAGCCATGAACAGCCCCAAAAAAATCGCAGTCATCGCCGGCGACGGCATTGGCAAGGAAGTCATGCCAGAAGGCCTGCGCGCGCTGGAAGCCGCCGCCAGGCGCTTCAACCTGCCGCTGGAGTTTCACCACTTTGACTGGGCGCACTGCGACTACTACGCCGAGCACGGAAAGATGATGCCGGACGACTGGAAGGCGCAACTGCAAGGCATGGACGCCATCTTCTTTGGCGCCGTGGGCTGGCCTGCG is from Comamonas fluminis and encodes:
- a CDS encoding acyl-CoA thioesterase, which gives rise to MNTPSHQLSMTVLMSPDMANFSGNVHGGAILKLLDQVAYACASRYAGRYVVTLSVDQVMFLQPIHVGELVTFLASVNHTGKSSMEIGIKVIAEEIRSQVVRHVNSCFFTMVAVDDAKKPAPVPQLQLETDEEKRRWDAAIIRKELRKELTERFEKTRQTP
- a CDS encoding SMI1/KNR4 family protein — encoded protein: MQVLFPNPFGAAPAPEKDIQALQAHIGFSDAYADFLRTQNGFSLWTMENAADIQPYAKPSPLRGAEKYANFRALNSFAAQDPHYDLEAEQADFLLADWFLNIGSDPAGNPFVEVLHGQHKGKIGSLDHDLFAGAEDLPEFLQNMELSHIAPLSLAEQADALCDPEQGLIWFHARDMRAFTTHCLYCDDSFWGFVVDEPGI
- a CDS encoding NAD(P)/FAD-dependent oxidoreductase; this encodes MSSFTQVSPQIFDAIIIGAGAAGLFCAAQAGQRGLKVLLIDHAEKVAEKIRISGGGRCNFTNRDLDVRAPHKHFVGQNPQFCRSALSRFTPADFIALMDKHGIAHHEKHKGQLFADRSAEDIIAMLLAECSAGGVQRWQPCSIKKIAFSASSLGQESAGSYQIETDRGPVQAPSLVIATGGLSIPKIGATDFGYRLAQQFNLPLVERTPGLVPMTFDGDAWQPYAGLAGLALPVEISTGSKKERMTFHEDLLFTHRGLSGPAVLQISSYWKPGTPLQINLLPGVDLLERLNQAKLSSRKLVANELSALLPARLADAWVARMPELQRPINEASDKALTKLAEQLSRWEITPTGTEGYKKAEVTLGGVDTKVLSQQTMECKTQPGLYFIGEVVDISGWLGGYNFQWAWASANACAQALPFENSL
- a CDS encoding IclR family transcriptional regulator, translated to MQEATPSTPGLRLFDLLEILAREARPLTLAEAVTACGWPKPSVHRLLAQLESGGLLAREPDGRRYALAPRLLRLAEATLTGSTQQGVRHAVLRQLVADIGESCNLTTLSGVEVVYLDRIESAFPLQLHLRPGTRVPVHCSASGKLILAHMSLSQRTSLLGSLPLESHTATTLTSLAALEDEFIRIRKVGYAVDAEEFVEGLVCAAVPVFSPDGRSVRCAVALQAPAARMTLAQAIENVPRLHEAAKALARTLV
- a CDS encoding SDR family oxidoreductase, translating into MNGQPHTPAPFFRNAVLTGACGGLGQALARELIAQGSKVALLGLNVSALSELAALAPERCAVYVLDVSDSAVMQEVAEDWIRHTGLPDLVIANAGVAGGFDSSQASDLAVMRRMLEINLLGPATTFQPFIKALQTQPQARCALVGVASIAGWRGMPGNGAYCASKGGLIRYLQSLRAEMRGSRISVHTVSPGYLRTPLTAGNRFAMPGLMDARPAARTLLQAVAKGRELIVLPRRIGWLSRLLDCLPDALHDRILRNQPRKPRLGEAGATAIPGLSQPPARH
- a CDS encoding flavin-containing monooxygenase — protein: MRYEEHTAPAPTQASEAATGLPTQEMIALIGAGPSGLAGARNLQKLGIAFQGFEAYTDVGGLWNIANPRSTVYESAHLISSKRTTEFAEFPMADSVADYPSHRELCRYFADFADHFDLRRHFRFGVRVERVEPVRPEDPATPWRVTIRNKEGALESAEYKGVVIANGTLAEPNLPKFEGQFAGELLHTSQYKSAEQFKGKRVLLIGAGNSGCDIAVDAVHYADSIDISVRRGYYFVPKYVFGKPADTLGGKKPLPRWLKQKVDSVILKWFTGDPVRFGFPRPDYKMYESHPIVNSLILHHLGHGDIHVKPDIARFDGHTVHFKDGSQQDYDMVLLATGYNLHYPFIDKAHLNWEGMAPKLYMNILAPRYQRLAVLGMVEASGLGWQGRYEQAELVARYFKGLDGQTSAAQRMQTAVAGPPPDLTGGYRYLQLERMAYYVNKDAYRNAVRAAADSLK
- a CDS encoding bile acid:sodium symporter family protein; amino-acid sequence: MLPVDEIRLNFNPASLMLLNGVLAFLMFGIALDTKIEDFRRVARMPWAMAVGVAAQFVVLPAVTYGLTLLLGVGPSIALGMILVACCPPGNISNILTHRAKGNVALSVSMTAISNALSVVIMPLNFAFWGGLHPTASALLKTIALDPLEMVGHIIVIIGIPFVLGVWCAHQFPALTRRFKKPVGIISFLALIGFIIGAIAGNWRFFLDYVGMVLLAVALHDAIAFATGYLCARVTGLQDYERRAVTMEVGIRNAGLGLVLIFSFFGGLGGMAVVAGVWGFWDIIAGLALASAWGRKAPQGAHAMEGQAA
- a CDS encoding SDR family oxidoreductase, coding for MTEQQAVERAYRILITGADGFLGRSVVQALGQRIDTEVVALDVRAVPAERQVDGVHYAVMDVRNPGLAQVLREHRIDTVVHLASIVTPGKDSNRALEYDVDVNGTRNVLTACVEQGVKHVIVSSSGAAYGYHADNPDWLQEHHALRGNQAFAYSDHKRLVEEMLAEWREKYPRLAQTVLRIGTILGERVDNQITALFEKPRLLAVRGSDSPFVFIWDQDVTGAVMHALDGAAPGCYNLAGDGALSIHDIASRLGKRTLNLPAGLLRSALWVGSSLGISRYGPEQLDFLRYRPVLLNTALKQWGYVPRKTSAQAFEAFVAARQAQGRPLRVMAAA
- a CDS encoding EamA family transporter codes for the protein MQAPSRFSRGDMACALSVIVIWGLNFVVMKLGLQTLSPMVLGALRFMAASLPFIAFIRPPQMPWRYVVAYGLAQGLGQFGFLFLGLRLGMTAGMASVVMQTQAFFTLLLAVAFLGERARAMQWAGLAMALSGLVIIAAGHGEGALQMTLAGFVLTLCAAFMWAVSNLVVRKAAQAAPGYAPLPFVVWSSLVPIIPFWLLACLQDGPQEVARQLASLDIKAALAVLYLALLATLLAYSLWTRLLQRHTAGKVTPYSLLVPVIGLVAALLVLGEHPSPLQWWGTAAVLCGMVINQSQGLMQTLGGAFRRSMP
- the rpsU gene encoding 30S ribosomal protein S21, translated to MTTIRVKENEPYEVALRRFKRTIEKLGLLTDLRAREFYEKPTAERKRKKAAAVKRHYKRVRSMQLPKKLY
- a CDS encoding GatB/YqeY domain-containing protein, which translates into the protein MSLKAQITEDMKTAMRAKDSARLGTIRLLQAAMKQKEVDERVELDDAAVIAIVDKLIKQRKDSIAAYESANRQDLADVEKAEMEVLKVYLPERMSEAEITAAVQAIVAEVGAAGPGDMGKVMGAVKSKLAGKADMGLVSAAVKAALTQ
- a CDS encoding LysR substrate-binding domain-containing protein codes for the protein MPSPEDLRVFTTVVRKASFGEAAAALHASPAFVSKRIRLLEEELGVKLLHRTTRRVAVTEQGERVYHWAQRILDEVEHLLQEVDVTRRQPRGLLRVSTSFGFGRNVVAPALSQLIAQYPALQLRLEVFDRIVDVAAEGFDLDVRVGDEIAPHLIARHLADNHRVLCAAPAYLQRRGSPRTLDELAGHDCLVIKERDHPFGVWKLRAGSQERSVKVTGPLSTNHGEMAVQWACDGHGIVLRSLWDVAADLQQGRLMQVLPEWRQQANIWAVYPTRLERSAKVRVCVEFLQSFFQQQRPALLKDALKKEAASA